A single region of the Desulfovibrio sp. UIB00 genome encodes:
- a CDS encoding sulfite exporter TauE/SafE family protein: MDIPVLVVVIAWFVGGFVSGASGIGGAMIALPLAALFIPIQVVIALSCILNLVMDGMIAAMHFRFCKVRALYPLFAGAIPGSIIGLFILQMVPGSMLQGMTGILLLAFVLWQSRSRLSQTGQESWLKGGLAGFASGVLGSAISFDGPPVGAYGLYAGWTPRIFLGTLGVFFIIRASLTCVLQAGAGLYTPEVLRYAAYGLPATVLGTLCAFPVAKRINPERFRTVLRGIIAVAALVCIWRAWL, encoded by the coding sequence ATGGATATTCCCGTTCTTGTAGTTGTGATCGCCTGGTTTGTGGGCGGTTTTGTTTCAGGTGCAAGCGGCATCGGCGGCGCCATGATCGCCCTGCCCCTTGCGGCCCTGTTTATTCCCATTCAGGTTGTCATCGCCCTGAGCTGCATACTTAATCTTGTTATGGACGGCATGATCGCCGCCATGCATTTTCGGTTCTGCAAGGTTCGCGCGCTGTACCCCCTGTTTGCCGGGGCCATCCCCGGCTCCATCATCGGCCTTTTCATTCTCCAGATGGTTCCTGGCAGCATGCTCCAGGGCATGACCGGCATACTCCTGCTGGCATTTGTGCTTTGGCAGAGCCGCTCGCGCCTAAGCCAGACCGGGCAGGAATCCTGGCTCAAGGGCGGGCTTGCGGGCTTTGCCTCGGGCGTGCTTGGGTCGGCCATCTCTTTTGATGGCCCTCCAGTGGGAGCTTACGGCCTCTATGCCGGGTGGACTCCACGTATATTTCTCGGCACGCTGGGCGTATTTTTTATCATCAGGGCTTCACTAACCTGCGTTCTCCAGGCCGGAGCGGGATTATACACGCCCGAGGTGCTGCGCTACGCCGCATACGGCTTGCCAGCCACTGTGCTGGGCACGCTGTGCGCCTTCCCCGTAGCGAAAAGGATCAATCCAGAACGCTTCCGCACCGTGCTGCGCGGCATCATTGCCGTTGCGGCTCTCGTCTGCATCTGGCGGGCGTGGCTGTAG
- a CDS encoding DJ-1/PfpI family protein has translation MKKGLTYGIYIYEQVAELDFVAPMQVFAASNQFAGGGRVVTLSCTGQPLCGLSGLRISPDYSLQNVPPLDVLLLPGTAEVSEYAWSDPGILEWVRQQYEKVEYLAAVCTGGLILQKAGLLKGRRATTHWQLMDAFERDPEITALPDARYVRDGKIVTSQGVSAGMDMALWLVGQIHDPDHARLVRKILQYDPAPPYTAEV, from the coding sequence ATGAAAAAAGGCCTCACATACGGAATATATATTTATGAACAGGTGGCAGAGCTGGATTTTGTAGCGCCCATGCAGGTTTTTGCGGCATCTAACCAGTTTGCCGGGGGCGGCAGGGTGGTGACGCTGAGCTGCACGGGGCAACCCCTCTGCGGATTGAGCGGCTTGCGTATTTCGCCGGACTACAGCCTGCAAAACGTCCCGCCGCTGGATGTGCTGCTGTTGCCCGGCACGGCGGAAGTTTCCGAATACGCCTGGAGCGACCCCGGCATTCTGGAGTGGGTGCGGCAGCAGTACGAAAAGGTGGAATACCTTGCCGCCGTATGCACCGGTGGGTTGATTCTGCAAAAGGCCGGCTTGCTCAAGGGGCGCCGGGCCACAACGCACTGGCAGCTTATGGACGCCTTTGAAAGAGACCCAGAAATAACAGCTTTGCCGGATGCGCGCTATGTGCGCGACGGCAAGATCGTCACCTCGCAGGGCGTCTCTGCGGGAATGGATATGGCCCTGTGGCTTGTGGGCCAGATACATGACCCTGATCACGCCCGCCTTGTGCGCAAAATTTTGCAGTACGATCCGGCCCCGCCGTATACCGCCGAAGTTTAG
- a CDS encoding GlxA family transcriptional regulator, with protein sequence MKQRVVFFLYPGIVSLDVSGPLEVFAAATDILAHTNKKDQGYAPVFAACTPGPVRTSSGLVLTAETTLEYLSPDILVVPGAVNAEAISENPQIIQQVSAAAARSARIASVCSGAFILAACGLLHGKRAATHWLVAGRLAELYPQITVEPDAIFVRDGNTSTSGGVTAGIDLALDMVEEDYGDRLAMEVARVLLLYRRRPGNQSQYSSALAAQVNAGRFAPLVRWLEANLGKNLTVERMAEVANMSPRSFARVFPAETGSSPARFVEGLRITRARELIEFGADSFASVAQSAGFGSEDRLRKAFIRRLGLSPHQYSRHFFKGE encoded by the coding sequence ATGAAACAGCGCGTTGTTTTCTTTCTTTATCCCGGCATTGTCTCGTTGGATGTATCCGGCCCGCTGGAAGTTTTTGCGGCGGCTACGGATATCCTGGCGCACACCAACAAAAAGGATCAGGGCTATGCCCCCGTGTTCGCCGCCTGCACCCCAGGCCCTGTGCGAACGTCATCCGGTCTTGTGCTGACGGCGGAAACAACACTTGAATATCTTTCGCCGGATATTCTCGTTGTTCCCGGCGCAGTGAATGCGGAAGCCATATCGGAGAATCCGCAGATCATACAGCAGGTAAGTGCGGCGGCGGCCCGATCTGCGCGCATAGCAAGCGTGTGCAGCGGGGCGTTCATTCTGGCGGCCTGTGGTCTGCTGCATGGCAAAAGGGCGGCAACCCACTGGCTGGTGGCTGGTCGCCTGGCCGAACTGTATCCGCAGATTACCGTGGAGCCTGACGCCATTTTTGTACGCGACGGCAACACGTCCACAAGCGGCGGCGTTACGGCGGGCATAGATCTGGCGCTGGATATGGTTGAGGAAGACTACGGCGACAGACTGGCAATGGAAGTCGCCCGCGTCTTGCTTTTGTACCGCCGCCGCCCCGGCAACCAGAGCCAGTACAGCTCCGCGCTGGCCGCGCAGGTCAATGCGGGCAGGTTTGCCCCTCTGGTGCGCTGGCTGGAGGCGAATCTTGGCAAAAATCTGACTGTTGAGCGCATGGCAGAGGTGGCGAACATGAGCCCCCGCTCGTTCGCGCGGGTATTCCCCGCAGAAACCGGCAGCAGCCCCGCACGCTTTGTGGAAGGCTTGCGTATTACCCGGGCGCGGGAACTTATTGAATTCGGGGCTGATTCCTTTGCCTCGGTGGCGCAGTCGGCGGGTTTTGGCAGCGAAGATCGCCTGCGCAAGGCCTTCATCCGCCGCCTTGGCCTGAGTCCCCACCAGTACAGCCGACATTTTTTTAAAGGAGAATAA
- a CDS encoding SEL1-like repeat protein produces MQVRVFSLSLLVAAVFCSVLLMGGTVLADDASTLREAQAALDKADYDQAVRVLKPLVDSGNAEALYVMGRLILEGKGVKKNNTRAAEFFRLAAEKGDVSAMNSWATSLVTGDGVPRNYHEAARWFRKAADQGLAMAQYNLGYLYAYGKGVAKDEAAAIDWYTRAANQGLASAQYSLGWTYMNGKGENQSDTKAAHWFEKAAEQDHAKAQNNLAYMYAEGRGYAQDPAKAVQWYTRAAEQGYAEAQYNLGYMYEQGRGAAQDYTQAVDWYRKAAEQNEAAAQYSLGLMYEQGTGVPRNLTEANRWYQLAAKNGDPDAKAALRSMSTKAPAKAAAPSSPTKQTRDKKKQ; encoded by the coding sequence ATGCAAGTTCGTGTCTTTTCGTTGTCGCTGTTGGTGGCTGCGGTATTTTGTTCTGTTCTGCTCATGGGCGGCACTGTTCTGGCTGATGATGCCTCGACCCTGCGCGAGGCTCAGGCCGCGCTGGACAAGGCCGATTACGATCAGGCCGTGCGCGTGCTCAAGCCGCTGGTGGACAGCGGCAATGCCGAAGCCCTCTATGTTATGGGTCGCCTGATCCTTGAAGGCAAGGGCGTGAAGAAAAACAATACGCGCGCTGCGGAATTTTTCCGTCTGGCGGCAGAAAAGGGCGACGTCAGCGCCATGAATTCGTGGGCAACATCGCTGGTTACCGGGGATGGCGTTCCACGCAATTACCACGAGGCCGCCCGCTGGTTCCGCAAGGCCGCCGATCAGGGGTTGGCCATGGCCCAGTACAATCTTGGCTACCTCTATGCCTATGGCAAGGGCGTGGCCAAGGATGAAGCCGCCGCCATTGACTGGTACACCCGGGCCGCCAATCAGGGGCTGGCTTCGGCACAGTATTCGCTGGGCTGGACCTACATGAACGGCAAGGGCGAAAACCAGAGCGACACCAAGGCGGCCCATTGGTTTGAAAAGGCTGCAGAGCAGGATCACGCCAAAGCCCAGAACAACCTGGCCTACATGTACGCTGAAGGGCGCGGCTATGCCCAGGATCCCGCCAAGGCCGTGCAGTGGTATACACGCGCTGCGGAGCAGGGCTATGCTGAAGCGCAGTACAACCTTGGCTATATGTATGAGCAGGGGCGCGGCGCGGCGCAGGATTATACCCAGGCTGTGGATTGGTACCGCAAGGCTGCGGAGCAGAATGAAGCTGCCGCTCAGTACAGCCTTGGCCTCATGTACGAACAGGGTACGGGCGTTCCCCGCAACCTGACCGAAGCCAACCGCTGGTATCAGCTTGCCGCCAAGAACGGGGATCCAGATGCCAAGGCCGCCCTGCGCAGCATGTCCACCAAGGCTCCTGCCAAGGCCGCAGCTCCCAGCAGCCCCACCAAACAGACCCGCGATAAAAAGAAACAGTAA
- a CDS encoding LIC12162 family protein, translating to MSNGRVTLVLGRMPHKADPAVFRAAGPWCFAEQEEFFPDWDKKFTFAPEPLVEIPLQERACQEVKALCADMLPHVAERICPHARNLPPAYWETLLTPWAMNVSKQVVERWWRVKAMVQAWGQEPLHVPLLPRDCSFSFATGPDFVMHGALGHTYNHWLFSRLLEEVFPAAWSMEYLPSVQKKYGEQEKLSGKEQVREVLRKLMLRLPCPRLKGMSIAQTLRFSLALLHRSHGPDKSRPQAEYSSAATGIAADLPENFASTLVTLFMASLPQLLASHKHPARLTPDPLGPRLRVASVLAYEDADYRQSLAKWRGRGNRLMYVQHGSDYGQVRCVSDVEMVEYSQHAFGTWGWKQHQGSAGNFVPLPYPQLDGLEGRWQGQKGENLLYVGTEMPAFPYRLDAHPSPLQVVEYRKDKSRFFEALGRDVQACSLYRPYFPVPGSLRDADWVLERFPAVRMATGMLSNHLYACRLLVLDHNGTTLLESLVANIPMVLFWRREAWALTSDATALLDMLAEAGIWHETPQKAAAKAAEVWSDPLAWWMSDKAQQARKAYCAQQALTVPGGPNPYWLKMLKSL from the coding sequence ATGAGCAACGGGCGCGTAACCCTTGTTCTTGGGCGCATGCCCCACAAGGCCGACCCTGCGGTTTTTCGCGCGGCCGGGCCTTGGTGCTTTGCAGAGCAGGAAGAATTTTTTCCCGACTGGGATAAAAAATTCACCTTTGCTCCTGAGCCGCTGGTCGAGATTCCCTTGCAGGAGCGGGCCTGTCAGGAGGTAAAGGCTCTCTGCGCCGACATGCTGCCTCATGTCGCCGAGCGTATATGCCCGCATGCCCGCAATTTGCCGCCTGCCTATTGGGAGACCCTGCTCACGCCGTGGGCAATGAATGTTTCCAAGCAGGTTGTGGAGCGCTGGTGGCGGGTCAAGGCCATGGTGCAGGCCTGGGGGCAGGAGCCGCTGCATGTGCCGCTGCTGCCGCGTGACTGCTCGTTCAGTTTTGCCACCGGGCCGGATTTTGTGATGCACGGGGCGTTGGGGCATACCTACAACCACTGGCTGTTCTCGCGCCTGCTGGAAGAGGTCTTTCCCGCTGCCTGGAGCATGGAATATCTGCCCTCGGTGCAAAAAAAGTATGGCGAGCAGGAAAAGCTCTCCGGCAAGGAGCAGGTGCGTGAGGTGCTGCGCAAGCTGATGCTGCGCCTGCCTTGCCCCCGGCTCAAGGGCATGAGCATTGCCCAGACTTTGCGTTTTTCGCTGGCCTTGCTGCACCGCAGCCATGGGCCGGACAAGTCGCGCCCGCAGGCGGAGTACAGCAGCGCCGCCACCGGTATTGCGGCGGATCTGCCAGAAAATTTCGCCAGTACGCTGGTGACGCTGTTTATGGCTTCCTTGCCGCAACTGCTGGCAAGTCACAAGCATCCGGCCCGTCTTACGCCTGATCCGCTGGGGCCGCGTCTGCGCGTTGCCAGCGTGCTGGCCTATGAAGATGCGGATTACCGCCAGTCGCTGGCCAAGTGGCGGGGGCGCGGCAACCGCCTCATGTATGTGCAGCATGGCAGCGACTACGGGCAGGTGCGTTGCGTTTCAGATGTGGAGATGGTGGAATACAGCCAGCATGCCTTTGGCACCTGGGGCTGGAAGCAGCATCAGGGCAGCGCGGGCAATTTTGTTCCCTTGCCTTACCCGCAGCTTGATGGCCTTGAAGGGCGCTGGCAGGGGCAGAAGGGCGAAAACCTGCTGTATGTCGGCACCGAAATGCCCGCCTTTCCCTATCGGCTTGACGCGCATCCCTCGCCCTTGCAGGTAGTGGAATACCGCAAGGATAAAAGTCGATTTTTTGAAGCTCTGGGGCGCGATGTGCAGGCTTGTTCGCTGTACCGCCCCTATTTCCCGGTTCCCGGCTCCCTGCGCGATGCGGATTGGGTGCTGGAGCGTTTCCCCGCTGTGCGAATGGCTACAGGCATGTTGTCAAACCACCTCTATGCCTGCCGTTTGCTGGTGCTGGATCACAACGGCACAACACTGCTGGAATCGCTGGTTGCCAATATCCCCATGGTGCTGTTCTGGCGGCGCGAGGCCTGGGCGCTGACAAGCGATGCCACGGCCCTGCTGGACATGCTGGCCGAAGCCGGTATATGGCACGAAACACCCCAGAAGGCCGCCGCCAAGGCCGCCGAGGTCTGGAGTGATCCGCTGGCATGGTGGATGAGCGATAAGGCGCAGCAGGCGCGCAAGGCCTACTGCGCGCAGCAGGCCCTGACCGTTCCGGGCGGTCCTAACCCTTACTGGCTGAAAATGCTGAAGAGTCTGTAA
- a CDS encoding N-acetylneuraminate synthase family protein produces MKLMEIFDVPTQETHIPVPYVIAEAGVNHEGSMEIARRLVDEAAEGGANAIKFQTYKAGTLASKDSPAYWDTSKEPTSSQYELFKKHDSFWKNEFEALKKHCDAAGIAFMSTPFDVESAHFLNDLMDVFKISSSDITNKPFIRILCDFKKPIILSTGAAHLHEIAEAVEWIEEKGNKLALLHCVLNYPTADENAALGMIPALKRHFPQHVIGYSDHTLPNDMHILETATLLGARILEKHFSHDKTLPGNDHYHAMDKEDLKHFYKRLNATLTSVGGMELRALPEEEPARQHARRSLVTARAVPAGQPLTAADLTWKRPAHGISPRNYDEVLGMRARRDLPEDTVLSWADLDRA; encoded by the coding sequence ATGAAACTCATGGAAATATTCGATGTCCCCACTCAGGAAACCCACATCCCCGTTCCCTATGTTATTGCCGAGGCTGGCGTGAACCACGAGGGCAGCATGGAAATTGCCCGCCGTCTGGTTGACGAGGCCGCCGAGGGCGGGGCCAATGCCATCAAGTTCCAGACCTACAAGGCAGGAACCCTGGCCTCCAAGGATTCTCCTGCCTACTGGGATACCTCCAAGGAACCCACCTCCAGCCAGTACGAGCTCTTCAAAAAGCACGATTCTTTTTGGAAGAACGAATTTGAAGCCCTCAAGAAGCATTGCGACGCTGCGGGCATTGCCTTCATGTCCACGCCCTTTGACGTGGAGTCGGCGCACTTTCTCAACGACCTCATGGACGTGTTCAAGATTTCCTCGTCCGACATTACCAACAAGCCCTTTATCCGCATTCTCTGCGATTTCAAAAAGCCCATTATTCTCTCCACCGGCGCGGCGCATCTGCACGAAATTGCAGAAGCCGTGGAATGGATTGAAGAAAAGGGCAACAAGCTGGCCCTGCTGCACTGCGTGCTCAACTATCCGACTGCTGATGAAAACGCGGCTCTGGGTATGATTCCCGCGCTCAAGCGGCATTTCCCCCAGCATGTCATTGGTTATTCCGACCACACTCTGCCCAACGACATGCATATTCTTGAAACCGCCACCCTGCTGGGCGCGCGCATTCTTGAAAAGCATTTTTCGCACGACAAAACCTTGCCCGGCAATGACCATTATCATGCCATGGACAAGGAAGACCTCAAGCATTTCTACAAGCGCCTCAACGCCACGCTGACCAGCGTGGGCGGTATGGAGCTGCGCGCCCTGCCAGAAGAAGAACCAGCACGGCAGCATGCCCGCCGCTCCCTGGTGACGGCGCGGGCTGTGCCTGCCGGTCAGCCGCTGACCGCTGCCGATCTTACCTGGAAGCGCCCCGCGCACGGCATCTCCCCCCGTAATTACGACGAGGTGCTCGGTATGCGCGCCCGCCGCGATCTGCCGGAAGATACCGTGCTTTCCTGGGCCGATCTTGACAGGGCCTGA
- the rdgB gene encoding RdgB/HAM1 family non-canonical purine NTP pyrophosphatase, which translates to MAHSKTLRIVLATQNAGKVRELADPLTEFGVEVLGLSSFPEIGDIEETGTTFEENALIKARAVAALTGLVSVADDSGLEVDALDGAPGVYSARYSDDWESLPGESRDARNIRKLLHAMAAVPAEKRGCRFVSCMAAAKPNGDELVVRGTWEGTLLESPHGDNGFGYDPIFFDPTANKSGAELTRDEKNARSHRGNALRTLLARWAEFMR; encoded by the coding sequence ATGGCGCACAGCAAGACACTTCGTATCGTTCTGGCCACGCAGAACGCGGGCAAGGTTCGCGAACTGGCCGACCCGCTGACCGAATTCGGCGTGGAAGTTCTGGGGCTTTCCTCCTTTCCTGAAATTGGCGACATCGAAGAGACCGGCACCACCTTTGAAGAAAACGCTCTCATCAAGGCCCGGGCCGTGGCGGCCCTGACCGGCCTTGTGAGCGTTGCCGATGATTCCGGCCTGGAAGTGGACGCACTGGACGGCGCACCGGGCGTGTACTCTGCCCGCTATTCCGATGACTGGGAGAGCCTGCCCGGCGAAAGCCGCGATGCCCGCAACATCCGCAAACTGCTGCACGCCATGGCCGCAGTGCCCGCTGAAAAACGCGGCTGCCGCTTTGTCAGCTGTATGGCCGCCGCCAAGCCCAATGGCGATGAACTGGTGGTGCGCGGCACATGGGAAGGCACCCTGCTGGAAAGCCCGCACGGGGACAACGGCTTTGGCTACGACCCTATTTTCTTTGATCCAACAGCGAACAAATCCGGCGCGGAACTGACGCGGGATGAAAAAAACGCCCGCAGCCACCGGGGCAATGCCCTGCGCACCCTGCTGGCCCGCTGGGCCGAATTTATGCGTTAA
- the fliD gene encoding flagellar filament capping protein FliD, translating to MATTISGSSAISNLSGSDTDFDKVLADLKKVESTQLNRLTAWKSDWKLRYDAFDKVIGQVSTASNVLANLANKNSFVTKNVTSSDSNIISAVASASADDVQHTIKVSQVASNAIWANTGHVFSSKTDIVNTSGTSQTFSYRYAGKEYSMAVPANTTLDSFVSMVNNSSDNPGIKVSIVQASSGYVFQVAGKSTGASNDLVIHSSGLVGMSASGASSTWSTNSVLDMGSTLTNPTKYAYDLIMEDGNTFSVKIDGDKTNQDLASAINAQVGRSIASIDGSGNLQLADVKAMYRRNTSTQTSFSTPVTKFSLGSTPTTTKLTGALTVDLNINDGVTTGTRTLTIAAGTTMKDAALQIAQASGASTAEMTYNNTTGGWELNLSNVNGATLSFADSASDSGKMTSAVIADQTQLGTKVVGDSGSQSFTASTAITFDSAKLSQKLGGTSADGTKNFTYTFVDNTGGTQTLTIAQDKTYQDLLTQLQSLSGSTLSGDGKTVTFANTEKFYLSAGGTGGGMDGITVKTDATATVTKMAAGTALETPPALTYTYTTNDSSTPKTFTVPGGSKMADVIAAIKAKGLAGSLVSADGSTTIDLQTGTLPTTGSYFLKLNNIDSLSGPGITGQVTSSSNWNIRGAANAKFTVDNWPLTMESDTNSVSNVIEGVVFTIQDKGSAAITVNTDVTSVEKSIQTFLDSVNSVLMTINDCTKFDPNKDVTTNDPKNINSKNYSTSQLTTEKGGLLQGNYGVQLFKSRFTSLVNSAPPGFASRSSASDVLSGDVLANLANMGIKVETDQSSSNYGLLVIAPSSGIAELQKMDKSNYEKMINSNLSDVVDFFCSSGTGTTTSSDFRYGSHIAGITKGGSYDVNYSVDAGGNITNVTVGGVAATRDTSQPGYYYSVASGDARGLSLQIDNLTPGNHTGQVRIKEGLIQTVSTFLKSELTYTAVNVSGTGTADQTSAAIALKSKNGALMILKNNYQSIMENIDKKITQEQDRLDQWEARQKKYFANLETLLKKYNTQKDQLTSQLKQLSSSSSSS from the coding sequence ATGGCCACCACCATATCCGGTTCCAGCGCCATATCCAACCTGAGCGGTTCGGATACAGACTTTGACAAGGTTCTTGCGGACCTTAAAAAGGTTGAGTCTACGCAACTCAATCGTCTTACGGCGTGGAAAAGCGACTGGAAACTGCGCTATGATGCTTTCGACAAAGTTATTGGGCAGGTCAGCACCGCCAGCAATGTGCTTGCAAACCTTGCCAACAAAAACAGCTTTGTTACCAAAAACGTAACCAGCAGCGACAGCAATATTATTTCGGCTGTTGCCAGTGCCTCTGCGGACGACGTACAGCATACCATCAAGGTCAGCCAGGTGGCGAGCAACGCCATATGGGCCAACACCGGGCACGTCTTTAGCAGCAAGACGGACATCGTCAATACATCCGGCACATCGCAGACATTTTCATACCGCTATGCCGGCAAGGAATACAGCATGGCCGTTCCGGCCAATACCACGCTCGATTCCTTTGTGAGCATGGTCAACAATTCTTCCGACAACCCCGGCATCAAGGTCAGCATTGTTCAGGCCAGTTCCGGCTATGTTTTTCAGGTTGCTGGCAAGAGCACCGGCGCGTCCAACGATCTGGTCATCCACAGCTCTGGCCTTGTGGGCATGAGCGCATCCGGCGCATCCTCCACATGGTCGACCAACAGTGTGCTGGACATGGGCAGCACGCTCACCAACCCCACCAAATATGCCTACGACCTCATCATGGAGGACGGCAACACATTTTCGGTCAAAATCGATGGTGACAAGACCAACCAGGATCTTGCAAGCGCCATCAATGCGCAGGTGGGACGCAGCATTGCCAGCATTGACGGCTCCGGCAATCTGCAACTTGCTGACGTCAAGGCCATGTATCGGCGCAACACAAGTACGCAGACATCCTTCAGCACCCCGGTCACAAAATTTTCCCTAGGCTCAACGCCCACAACAACCAAGCTAACGGGCGCCCTTACGGTTGATCTGAACATCAACGATGGCGTCACCACTGGCACACGCACCTTGACCATTGCCGCTGGCACCACCATGAAGGATGCCGCACTGCAGATCGCCCAGGCTTCCGGCGCCAGCACGGCTGAAATGACTTACAACAACACCACTGGCGGCTGGGAGCTGAACCTCTCCAACGTGAACGGCGCAACCCTTAGCTTTGCGGACAGCGCCAGCGATTCTGGCAAAATGACCTCAGCCGTCATTGCGGACCAAACCCAACTTGGCACCAAGGTGGTGGGCGATTCCGGCTCGCAGAGTTTTACCGCCAGCACCGCCATTACCTTCGACAGCGCCAAGCTCTCGCAAAAGCTTGGCGGCACAAGCGCTGACGGCACAAAAAACTTTACCTATACCTTTGTTGACAACACTGGCGGCACGCAAACCCTGACCATTGCGCAGGACAAGACCTATCAGGATCTGCTGACCCAGCTTCAGTCTTTAAGCGGTAGTACATTAAGTGGGGATGGCAAAACTGTAACTTTTGCGAATACTGAAAAATTCTATTTAAGCGCTGGCGGTACCGGCGGCGGCATGGACGGAATCACCGTCAAAACAGACGCCACGGCCACCGTTACCAAGATGGCCGCAGGCACCGCGCTGGAGACGCCCCCGGCCCTGACCTATACTTACACCACCAATGACAGCTCCACGCCCAAGACTTTTACGGTTCCTGGCGGCTCCAAGATGGCGGACGTGATCGCCGCCATCAAAGCCAAAGGGCTGGCTGGCTCCCTGGTAAGCGCGGACGGAAGCACAACCATCGACCTGCAAACAGGCACGCTGCCTACAACCGGCAGTTATTTTCTCAAGCTCAACAATATTGATTCGCTCAGCGGGCCGGGAATTACCGGTCAGGTGACCTCGTCCTCCAACTGGAATATCCGTGGCGCGGCAAATGCCAAATTTACGGTGGACAACTGGCCCCTGACCATGGAATCCGACACCAACAGCGTGAGCAACGTGATTGAAGGCGTGGTCTTTACCATTCAGGACAAAGGCAGTGCAGCCATTACGGTCAATACAGACGTCACCTCGGTGGAAAAATCCATTCAGACGTTTCTTGATTCCGTCAACTCTGTCTTGATGACCATCAATGATTGCACAAAATTTGACCCGAACAAGGATGTCACCACCAACGATCCCAAAAATATAAACAGCAAAAACTACAGTACCTCGCAACTGACCACAGAAAAAGGCGGCCTCCTGCAGGGCAACTATGGCGTGCAACTGTTCAAATCTCGCTTCACTTCGTTGGTCAACAGCGCCCCCCCTGGCTTTGCCAGCCGGTCATCCGCCTCTGATGTGCTGTCGGGCGATGTGCTTGCCAACCTCGCCAACATGGGCATCAAGGTTGAAACCGACCAGTCGAGTTCCAACTATGGGCTTTTAGTAATTGCGCCTTCGTCCGGCATTGCCGAGCTGCAGAAGATGGACAAGAGCAATTATGAGAAAATGATCAACAGCAACCTTTCGGACGTTGTGGATTTTTTCTGTTCCAGCGGCACCGGCACGACGACAAGCTCTGATTTTCGCTATGGCAGCCACATTGCGGGCATCACCAAGGGCGGTTCCTATGATGTGAACTACTCTGTTGATGCTGGCGGCAATATTACCAATGTCACAGTTGGCGGCGTGGCCGCAACTCGCGACACAAGCCAGCCGGGCTATTACTATAGCGTTGCTTCCGGTGATGCGCGAGGCCTTTCGCTCCAGATAGACAACCTTACCCCCGGCAACCACACGGGGCAGGTACGCATCAAGGAAGGACTGATTCAGACGGTCAGCACCTTCCTCAAAAGCGAACTGACCTATACGGCTGTCAACGTCTCGGGCACCGGCACCGCAGATCAGACGTCCGCAGCCATTGCGCTTAAATCAAAAAACGGCGCCTTGATGATTCTGAAAAACAACTATCAGAGCATCATGGAAAATATCGACAAAAAGATTACTCAGGAACAAGATCGGCTTGACCAGTGGGAAGCCCGGCAAAAAAAATATTTTGCCAACCTTGAAACCCTGCTTAAAAAATACAATACCCAGAAAGATCAGCTCACGTCACAGCTCAAGCAGCTTTCCAGTTCGTCAAGCAGCTCCTAG
- the fliS gene encoding flagellar export chaperone FliS, producing the protein MNKAAQAYFQTKVGTTDQGQLLLMLYDGALTFIQQARTKMIANDYAGKGILISKVIDIINELSASLNMDKGGSLAVNLNNLYLLCTARLLRANLKMDMDSLNSVESILSGLRGAYAQIIETPEARQASNDIATRLQPLGTMTRSPQPIIPSTVTAVPRSHAQAAYGRSAMRPAAEAPSQMADAQRAHVQSFDQATPQATAPQPRLPGAYGKP; encoded by the coding sequence ATGAACAAAGCGGCGCAAGCATATTTTCAGACCAAGGTCGGTACCACGGATCAGGGGCAACTTTTGCTCATGCTCTATGACGGCGCGCTCACATTCATACAGCAGGCGCGCACAAAAATGATTGCCAATGACTATGCGGGAAAGGGCATCCTTATCTCCAAGGTTATTGACATAATCAATGAGCTTTCCGCTTCTTTGAACATGGACAAGGGCGGCAGCCTGGCTGTGAACCTGAACAACCTGTACCTGCTCTGCACGGCACGTTTGCTGCGCGCCAACCTGAAAATGGATATGGATTCACTTAACAGTGTGGAATCCATCCTTTCAGGCCTGCGTGGCGCCTATGCCCAGATTATTGAAACCCCAGAGGCCCGTCAGGCGAGCAACGATATTGCCACCCGCCTGCAACCCCTGGGGACAATGACCAGATCTCCGCAGCCTATCATACCGTCAACAGTCACTGCCGTGCCGCGCTCCCATGCTCAGGCGGCCTATGGCCGTAGCGCCATGCGCCCTGCGGCAGAGGCACCCAGCCAGATGGCCGATGCCCAGCGCGCGCATGTGCAGTCTTTTGACCAAGCCACGCCGCAGGCGACAGCACCACAACCGCGCCTGCCCGGCGCTTACGGCAAACCCTAG